One stretch of Streptomyces sp. NBC_00443 DNA includes these proteins:
- a CDS encoding DUF418 domain-containing protein produces MTQPSNTAMLPADVKDRTRESSKSPTGTPGVGRLVGLDLARGLAVFGMYAAHVGPDPSEGGVIGFLMELAHGRSSALFAFLAGFAVVLITGRSSPKTGRAGRQAVAKVLIRAMILLALGTALTMSGTPVEVILAFYGVYFLLVLPLYRLGTGPLAAIAAGTALVLPQVLYVVQPMFPDREFPSPGRPDDLVSLLFTGSYPALTWIPFVIAGMAVARLDLAATAVPARLAWAGVALAVIGYGGSWLALHLVPGALPAIGASGWGGNPASAWWSDTAGGPSDTPYSLLVASPHSETTLSILGSTGVAIVVVTACVAATSPFPRLRRLAGPVVAVGSMSLTAYVFHIVGIQLLGIESLPGSPLHVLVGFVVAVTVCAVLWSRFFSRGPLEWLMAKATGVARHVR; encoded by the coding sequence CGCCATGCTCCCGGCCGACGTCAAGGATCGGACACGCGAGAGCAGTAAGTCCCCGACGGGCACACCCGGCGTGGGCCGGCTGGTCGGCCTGGACCTGGCCCGCGGCCTCGCCGTCTTCGGCATGTACGCGGCCCATGTCGGCCCCGACCCCAGCGAGGGCGGAGTGATCGGGTTCCTGATGGAGCTGGCCCACGGTCGCTCCTCCGCCCTCTTCGCGTTCCTGGCGGGTTTCGCCGTCGTGCTCATCACCGGGCGCAGCAGCCCGAAGACGGGCCGGGCCGGACGCCAGGCCGTCGCCAAGGTGCTCATCCGGGCCATGATCCTGCTGGCCCTGGGGACAGCGCTGACCATGTCCGGCACCCCGGTCGAGGTGATCCTCGCCTTCTACGGCGTGTACTTCCTGCTGGTCCTGCCGCTGTACCGGCTCGGTACCGGTCCCTTGGCAGCCATAGCCGCGGGCACGGCCCTCGTCCTGCCCCAGGTGCTGTACGTGGTGCAGCCGATGTTTCCCGACCGGGAATTCCCCTCGCCCGGCCGGCCCGACGACCTCGTCTCCCTGCTCTTCACCGGAAGCTACCCGGCCCTGACGTGGATCCCGTTCGTCATCGCCGGCATGGCCGTGGCCCGCCTCGACCTGGCCGCCACCGCCGTGCCCGCACGCCTGGCGTGGGCCGGTGTCGCGCTCGCGGTCATCGGATACGGCGGCTCCTGGCTGGCGCTCCACCTCGTGCCCGGCGCGCTCCCCGCCATCGGTGCATCCGGGTGGGGCGGGAACCCGGCGAGCGCGTGGTGGTCCGACACGGCCGGTGGCCCGTCGGACACCCCCTACTCGCTGCTGGTGGCCTCCCCGCACAGCGAGACGACGCTGTCGATCCTCGGCAGCACCGGCGTGGCGATCGTCGTCGTGACGGCCTGCGTCGCGGCAACGAGCCCCTTCCCCCGTCTGCGCCGCCTGGCGGGTCCGGTCGTCGCCGTCGGCTCCATGTCGCTGACCGCCTACGTGTTTCACATCGTCGGCATCCAGCTTCTCGGTATCGAGTCGCTGCCCGGGTCGCCGTTGCACGTGCTGGTCGGCTTCGTCGTGGCTGTCACGGTGTGCGCGGTGCTCTGGTCCCGGTTCTTCTCGCGTGGCCCACTGGAGTGGCTGATGGCGAAGGCGACCGGTGTCGCGCGCCACGTCCGGTGA
- a CDS encoding DUF4394 domain-containing protein, with amino-acid sequence MAAVAVMVTSTALMLGTPGTGSAAPAAAPSLRAFGISGDGTLMATFTTDRPQVLDWVRVVTGLSGDTGLIGIDFRVQDGLMYGVGNKGGIYTIKTPPTTTDVVVTKVSQLQYALHGANFGVDFNPAADRLRVISDNGQNLRHNLNDHSTIQDLNLTTPPIEGTTKGVSAAAYTNNDLNAATATTLVDINTTTDQVVLQSPANNGTLAPTGSLGIDAGINAGMDIYSTLSGGKTVDNAAFASLTPYGAGTPSLYSINIFTGQATSIGQFPLNITDLAISLTGS; translated from the coding sequence ATGGCGGCGGTCGCGGTCATGGTCACGTCGACGGCACTCATGCTCGGCACACCCGGCACCGGCTCGGCCGCCCCCGCCGCCGCACCCAGCCTGCGCGCCTTCGGGATCAGCGGCGACGGCACCCTGATGGCCACGTTCACGACCGACCGGCCGCAGGTCCTCGACTGGGTCAGGGTCGTCACCGGCCTCAGCGGCGACACAGGCCTGATCGGGATCGACTTCCGGGTGCAGGACGGCCTGATGTACGGCGTCGGCAACAAGGGTGGCATCTACACGATCAAGACCCCGCCGACGACCACGGACGTCGTGGTCACCAAGGTGTCCCAGCTCCAGTACGCGCTGCACGGCGCGAACTTCGGCGTCGACTTCAATCCGGCGGCCGACCGCCTGCGCGTGATCAGTGACAACGGCCAGAACCTGCGGCACAACCTCAACGACCACAGCACCATCCAGGACCTGAACCTCACCACCCCGCCGATCGAGGGCACGACCAAGGGCGTCTCGGCCGCCGCGTACACGAACAACGACCTCAACGCGGCCACCGCGACCACGCTCGTCGACATCAACACGACCACCGACCAGGTCGTCCTGCAGTCCCCGGCGAACAACGGCACGCTCGCCCCGACCGGCAGCCTCGGCATCGACGCCGGGATCAACGCCGGCATGGACATCTACAGCACCCTGTCCGGCGGAAAGACGGTCGACAACGCCGCCTTCGCCTCCCTCACCCCGTACGGCGCCGGCACCCCCTCGCTGTACAGCATCAACATCTTCACCGGCCAGGCCACCTCCATCGGCCAGTTCCCGCTGAACATCACGGACCTGGCCATCTCCCTCACCGGATCCTGA
- a CDS encoding PucR family transcriptional regulator: MGSLFAELARQASTNARREVETYTREIPEFGFLDKDRRARAETLEHSMWFRRRTVELSPDNSELSGDDLGYIASMGELRAGAGMSLGARQRVLRVHTALMLREINEATEAQRGGGVDELMRMMSWFAPQGERGIAAYRQGFVRVLRRRIPYTEQVALLARSLLNGDPISTELAAAVDMELPDRYAVTVFRLPDRPTVDRFLENEIGALVKSHRAPVMWGPEGGDGSGELIALLPPTSGAAAAENAPPQVVPDLLPDLTPDHLPDLVRDFARALGRPCAVGTATAPLPELADALNRARRVSQAAPLRPASARLRPHTLADVFVELAVADVPFVDDWLRTLARRLETGPDLLATLDAYYRHDMHRGAAATALNVHTRTLDYRLRRVRELTGIDPGSTRGVRTLSAVVTRRLSGAWR; the protein is encoded by the coding sequence ATGGGGAGCCTCTTCGCCGAGTTGGCCCGGCAGGCGTCGACCAACGCCCGCCGTGAGGTCGAGACATACACACGTGAGATCCCGGAGTTCGGGTTCCTGGACAAGGACCGCCGGGCGCGAGCCGAGACGCTCGAACACTCGATGTGGTTCCGGCGTCGCACCGTCGAACTGTCGCCGGACAACAGCGAGTTGAGCGGAGACGATCTCGGCTACATCGCGTCGATGGGGGAGCTGCGGGCCGGTGCCGGGATGTCGCTCGGTGCGCGGCAGCGGGTGCTGCGCGTGCACACCGCCCTCATGCTGCGCGAGATCAACGAGGCGACCGAGGCCCAGCGCGGCGGCGGTGTCGACGAACTCATGCGCATGATGAGCTGGTTCGCCCCGCAGGGCGAACGCGGCATCGCTGCCTACCGCCAAGGATTCGTGCGCGTACTGCGCCGCCGAATTCCGTATACCGAGCAGGTCGCCCTGCTGGCCCGATCATTGCTGAACGGAGATCCGATTTCGACGGAACTCGCCGCGGCCGTCGACATGGAACTCCCGGATCGCTACGCGGTGACGGTCTTCCGGCTTCCGGACCGGCCCACCGTCGATCGTTTCCTGGAAAACGAGATCGGTGCGCTGGTGAAGAGCCACCGGGCGCCGGTCATGTGGGGACCGGAGGGCGGCGACGGGAGCGGTGAGCTGATCGCCCTGCTTCCCCCGACCTCCGGCGCCGCGGCCGCGGAAAACGCACCGCCGCAGGTTGTTCCCGACCTCTTACCCGACCTCACTCCCGACCACCTGCCGGATCTCGTACGGGACTTCGCCCGCGCCCTCGGCCGTCCCTGCGCCGTCGGCACGGCCACCGCACCGCTGCCGGAACTGGCCGATGCGCTGAACCGTGCCCGGCGGGTCAGCCAGGCAGCCCCGCTGCGCCCGGCGTCCGCCCGGCTGCGGCCGCACACCCTGGCGGACGTCTTCGTCGAACTCGCCGTCGCGGACGTGCCCTTCGTCGACGACTGGCTCCGCACCCTGGCCCGTCGCCTGGAGACCGGCCCCGACCTCCTCGCCACCCTCGACGCGTACTACCGCCACGACATGCACCGCGGTGCCGCGGCGACCGCGCTCAACGTCCACACCCGCACCCTGGACTACCGCCTGCGCCGGGTCCGTGAGCTCACAGGCATCGACCCTGGATCGACACGGGGCGTACGCACGCTCAGTGCCGTCGTCACCCGGCGCCTGTCGGGAGCGTGGCGCTGA
- a CDS encoding SpoIIE family protein phosphatase, whose product MANRFARFQHLSVKRVISKSTRSVAGQVLIFQVALVVLLVACGVFALILQSERDTNAEARRRSTAVAQTFAHAPGVLAALQSPDPSKILQPLTEAARRAAGVDFIVVMDTEGIRYTHPLPDRIGKRFVGEIGPSLAGKVYVESVDGPLGREVQATVPVENADNKVVALVSSGMKVKNVESQLTRQLPIILGAGAGALVLSTGVTALGGRRLRRQTHSLAPDEMTLMYEHHDTVLHSVREGVLIVAADGRLMLANDEARRLLELPPDVEGRLVSVLPGLDPETKALLTSGREATDEVHLAGERLLAVNQRPTDRKGGPRGTVVTLRDSTELQAVTGRAEVARERLRLLYDAGLHIGTTLDVLRTADELARVPIPRFADFVTVDLADTVLRGDEPAPTGTDMRRAAVCGIRDDHPLSERGRLFDYLPSTPQARGYGSGHSQLVTDLPTATGWRLQDPERAQAIIDYGIHSLITAPIQARGVVLGMASFWRGQQHEPFNDEDLSLAEELVARAAISIDNARRYTREHALAVTLQRSLLPQAMPEQNALDIAYRYLPAQSGVGGDWFDVIPMPGSRVALAVGDVVGHGLHAAATMGRLRTAVHNFSALDLPPDELLSHLDDLVGSIDQNETAESAAGVVGATCLYGIYDPVTRRYVMARAGHLVPALVHPDGTATFPDVPAGPPLGLGGMPFQTAELCLAEGTQLVLYTDGLIEDRRRDLDVGMELLRDALTGHPGRPPEETCQDVLDSLLPGRPKDDVALLVARTRELPRDRIADWDVPADPAAVAGMRDAVSQRLEAWGLSEFGFTMELILSELVTNAIRYGAGPIHVRLIRDRTLICEVADGSSTSPHLRYAATTDEGGRGLFLVSQMAERWGTRYTPQGKVIWAEQSLPEVVQQPAPSRADADTPLDDEAAAP is encoded by the coding sequence ATGGCGAATCGTTTCGCCCGTTTTCAACACCTGTCCGTCAAGCGCGTGATCAGCAAGAGCACGCGGAGCGTGGCCGGGCAGGTGTTGATCTTCCAGGTGGCTCTCGTGGTGCTGCTCGTGGCCTGCGGCGTCTTCGCCCTCATCCTGCAGTCGGAGCGGGACACCAACGCCGAGGCCAGGCGCCGCTCCACGGCCGTGGCACAGACCTTCGCGCACGCTCCGGGTGTCCTGGCGGCGTTGCAGAGCCCGGATCCGAGCAAGATTCTCCAGCCGCTCACCGAGGCGGCACGCCGGGCCGCCGGTGTCGACTTCATCGTGGTCATGGACACCGAGGGCATCCGGTACACGCACCCCTTGCCGGACCGAATCGGAAAGCGGTTCGTCGGCGAGATCGGGCCGTCGCTGGCGGGGAAGGTCTACGTGGAGAGCGTCGACGGCCCGCTCGGTCGCGAGGTGCAGGCCACGGTCCCGGTCGAGAACGCCGACAACAAGGTGGTGGCCCTCGTCTCGTCAGGGATGAAGGTCAAGAACGTCGAAAGTCAGTTGACCCGGCAACTACCGATCATCCTGGGCGCCGGGGCCGGAGCGCTCGTACTGTCCACCGGTGTGACGGCACTGGGGGGCAGGCGCCTGCGACGGCAGACACACAGCCTGGCCCCGGACGAGATGACCCTGATGTACGAGCACCACGACACGGTGCTGCACTCCGTCCGGGAAGGGGTCCTGATCGTGGCCGCCGACGGGCGGCTGATGCTGGCGAACGACGAGGCCAGGCGACTGCTGGAACTGCCCCCGGACGTGGAGGGACGGCTCGTCTCGGTACTGCCGGGCCTCGATCCCGAGACAAAGGCGCTGCTCACCTCCGGACGCGAGGCCACCGACGAGGTGCATCTCGCGGGAGAGCGGCTGCTCGCGGTCAACCAGCGTCCCACGGATCGCAAGGGAGGCCCCAGGGGAACAGTGGTGACGCTGCGCGACTCCACCGAACTGCAGGCAGTGACCGGCAGGGCGGAGGTGGCTCGGGAGCGGCTCAGGCTGCTGTACGACGCCGGACTCCACATCGGCACCACCCTGGACGTGCTGCGCACTGCCGACGAACTGGCGCGGGTCCCCATTCCTCGCTTCGCCGACTTCGTCACCGTGGACCTCGCCGACACCGTCCTGCGCGGCGATGAGCCCGCCCCCACGGGGACGGACATGCGACGCGCGGCCGTGTGCGGCATCCGGGACGACCACCCGCTCTCCGAACGCGGCCGGCTCTTCGACTACCTTCCCTCCACTCCCCAGGCACGCGGCTACGGCAGCGGCCACTCCCAGTTGGTGACCGATCTGCCGACCGCCACGGGCTGGCGCCTGCAGGACCCGGAGCGCGCCCAGGCGATCATTGACTACGGCATCCATTCCCTCATCACCGCCCCCATCCAGGCCCGCGGCGTCGTGCTGGGCATGGCCAGCTTCTGGCGCGGGCAGCAGCACGAGCCGTTCAACGACGAGGACCTGTCGCTGGCGGAGGAGCTGGTGGCCCGTGCCGCGATAAGCATCGACAACGCCCGCCGGTACACCCGCGAGCACGCCCTGGCCGTCACCCTTCAGCGCAGCCTGCTGCCGCAGGCGATGCCCGAGCAGAACGCGCTCGACATCGCCTACCGCTACCTCCCCGCCCAGTCTGGCGTGGGCGGCGACTGGTTCGACGTGATTCCCATGCCGGGGAGCCGGGTGGCACTGGCCGTCGGCGACGTGGTCGGCCACGGCCTGCACGCCGCCGCCACGATGGGACGGCTGCGTACCGCGGTCCATAACTTCTCCGCGCTCGATCTGCCACCCGACGAGCTCCTGAGCCATCTGGACGACCTGGTCGGGAGCATCGACCAGAACGAGACGGCAGAGAGCGCAGCGGGCGTCGTGGGCGCCACCTGCCTGTACGGGATCTACGACCCCGTGACGCGCCGCTACGTCATGGCGCGTGCAGGGCATCTGGTGCCCGCACTGGTCCACCCTGACGGAACCGCCACCTTCCCGGACGTGCCGGCCGGTCCGCCCCTGGGCCTCGGCGGCATGCCGTTCCAGACCGCGGAGCTGTGCCTGGCGGAGGGAACCCAGCTCGTCCTGTACACCGACGGCCTCATCGAGGACCGTAGGCGCGACCTGGACGTGGGAATGGAACTACTGCGCGACGCGCTGACGGGCCACCCCGGCAGGCCACCCGAGGAGACCTGCCAGGACGTGCTGGACAGCCTGCTCCCCGGACGCCCCAAGGACGATGTCGCCCTGCTCGTCGCCCGCACGCGGGAACTGCCGCGCGATCGCATCGCCGACTGGGACGTACCAGCGGACCCGGCCGCTGTCGCGGGTATGCGCGACGCTGTTTCCCAGAGGCTCGAGGCGTGGGGCCTGTCGGAGTTCGGGTTCACCATGGAGCTCATCTTGAGCGAGCTGGTCACCAACGCCATCCGGTACGGCGCCGGACCGATCCACGTCCGGCTGATCCGCGACCGCACGCTGATCTGTGAGGTGGCCGACGGCAGCAGCACCTCCCCGCATCTGCGCTACGCCGCGACGACGGACGAGGGAGGCCGGGGCCTGTTCCTGGTGTCGCAGATGGCTGAGCGCTGGGGGACCCGGTACACCCCGCAGGGCAAGGTGATCTGGGCCGAACAGTCCCTGCCCGAGGTCGTACAGCAGCCCGCCCCGAGTCGGGCCGACGCCGACACGCCCCTGGACGACGAGGCAGCCGCCCCGTGA
- a CDS encoding PP2C family protein-serine/threonine phosphatase, which yields MSARLRRRRPAYSGRWEAARLSPVVLTVLIAGLAFSTPREIAISRLLPAAPALAAAMWPVLPTVLLGTFCLLLMTVLSLFYTDLGTQYTSAAIIAVTLAAAYGSHVRLQREEILFQVRLVADAAQKVLLRPLPRRIEDVEIESLYLAAQEQARIGGDFYEAIGTPHGVRLLIGDVRGKGLSAVGVASAVISCFREAAYDEPDLQGIIHRLETTVTRHSAVFPAQDQPEHFATALLAEIPRDGGRIRLLNCGHPPPLIAHCGKVQVLEPTLPSPPLNLASLIGDRYWVDSVAFTPGDQLLFYTDGVSETRDHTGQFFPLPAWMQLQDLEQPRELLGALHRDLLRHSGGRLDDDIAALALRRSDAQDRGVVGIEGG from the coding sequence ATGTCTGCACGGCTGAGGCGCCGTCGCCCCGCCTACAGCGGCCGATGGGAAGCTGCCCGGCTGTCACCCGTGGTCCTGACCGTCCTCATCGCCGGCCTGGCGTTCTCCACTCCCAGGGAGATCGCCATCAGCCGCCTCCTGCCCGCCGCACCCGCTCTTGCCGCCGCGATGTGGCCCGTGCTCCCCACGGTCCTGTTGGGGACGTTCTGCCTGCTGCTCATGACCGTCCTCAGCCTCTTCTACACCGACCTGGGGACGCAGTACACGTCGGCCGCGATCATCGCGGTCACCTTGGCGGCCGCATACGGGAGTCATGTCCGGCTTCAGCGAGAGGAAATACTCTTCCAAGTCCGGCTCGTCGCCGACGCGGCCCAGAAGGTGCTGCTGCGCCCGCTGCCGCGCCGCATCGAGGATGTCGAGATCGAGTCGCTGTATCTGGCGGCCCAGGAACAGGCCCGGATCGGGGGTGACTTCTATGAAGCAATCGGTACACCGCACGGGGTCCGGCTGCTCATAGGCGACGTACGGGGCAAGGGCCTGTCCGCCGTGGGGGTGGCCTCGGCGGTGATCAGCTGCTTCAGGGAGGCCGCGTACGACGAGCCCGACCTGCAGGGCATCATCCATCGCCTGGAGACCACCGTCACGCGCCACAGCGCCGTGTTTCCCGCCCAGGACCAGCCCGAGCACTTTGCCACCGCTCTCCTCGCCGAGATCCCGCGCGACGGCGGCCGGATACGGCTTCTCAACTGCGGACATCCCCCGCCGCTGATCGCGCACTGTGGGAAGGTCCAGGTCCTGGAGCCCACCCTCCCCTCCCCGCCCCTCAACCTCGCGTCGCTCATCGGTGACCGCTACTGGGTCGACAGCGTCGCCTTCACCCCGGGTGACCAGTTGCTGTTCTACACGGACGGCGTATCGGAGACCCGGGACCACACCGGCCAGTTCTTTCCGCTGCCGGCCTGGATGCAACTGCAGGACCTGGAGCAGCCCCGCGAGCTGCTCGGTGCGCTGCACCGGGATCTGCTCCGGCACAGCGGCGGAAGGCTCGACGACGACATCGCGGCCCTCGCGCTGAGGCGCTCCGACGCGCAGGATCGGGGAGTCGTCGGCATAGAAGGCGGATGA
- a CDS encoding DUF6338 family protein, translating to MPSSVVAAVILLAAMTPGFAFHQALRRYRPQDTRSPTIEVVQLFSVGALATSAGLLLTLLAGELVTFLVPVDALQRAPADFRDRPWSWIGAALVTMTLSMVLSTVAGVYAGRTSSRRTGAGTRDGTVAVYALTDRAGPDRTRKPFVAVELSDGRLVEGYVRYVSTDPDPARRDLVLQQPIAWTGPDDVPRTRSKAVCVFVPGALVRVVHISYPPQPAAQPTPGATTVPSPAGGAASPPGSSAAHAAGGTSQ from the coding sequence GTGCCCAGTAGCGTCGTCGCCGCGGTGATCCTCCTCGCCGCGATGACGCCGGGCTTCGCGTTCCACCAGGCACTGCGCCGCTACCGTCCGCAGGACACGCGGTCGCCGACCATCGAGGTCGTCCAGCTGTTCAGCGTCGGCGCGCTGGCGACATCCGCCGGACTGCTGCTGACGCTGCTGGCCGGGGAACTCGTCACCTTCCTCGTACCGGTCGACGCCCTGCAGCGGGCGCCGGCCGACTTCCGGGACCGCCCCTGGTCGTGGATCGGTGCCGCACTGGTGACCATGACGCTGAGCATGGTGCTCAGTACCGTGGCCGGGGTCTACGCGGGACGGACGTCGTCCAGGCGCACGGGCGCGGGGACGCGGGACGGCACGGTGGCCGTGTACGCCCTCACCGACCGGGCCGGCCCGGACCGGACGCGGAAGCCCTTTGTGGCCGTCGAACTGTCCGACGGGCGCCTGGTGGAAGGCTACGTGCGCTACGTGTCGACCGACCCCGACCCGGCCAGGCGCGATCTCGTGCTCCAGCAGCCGATCGCCTGGACCGGACCGGATGACGTGCCCCGCACCCGCTCGAAGGCGGTGTGCGTCTTCGTCCCGGGCGCGCTCGTGCGTGTGGTGCACATCAGCTACCCACCGCAGCCGGCGGCTCAGCCGACTCCCGGCGCCACGACCGTGCCCTCACCGGCCGGAGGGGCGGCGTCCCCGCCGGGAAGCAGCGCGGCGCACGCCGCGGGAGGCACGTCGCAGTGA
- a CDS encoding CHAT domain-containing tetratricopeptide repeat protein: MTQVGSGQGPSTEKEPTRFSWKGFVGASVFSYLVSRAVMGGSWYPPVVFLVVFVVVVAVRHGRQGPMVGVREVRREAVHLKPLTDRLKRAMELGEAGDLAAAVELIDSVAAHPATERLPLVAANVAMLRSDIAVAQGDLPTAEREAVAAVRHHEQGTNRSTWSEALEKLGKIQLTMGRNEDAHRTLTQALEVGGGFMFRLSRVRVELYLTNLAFDADDIPRATEHATAARKLAAKWRCGPQQASACDMLAILALRENRTEDAARLTAEAARVLGHGDSALPHRVRHLIATALVAHAQGNEQEALAAYLAMMRGVAELRAGWGWRDAQTFYVDLYSEHEFAAYATAHTLHRSGDQRAVEAFALLLELGNRTALRRMLRGELVLRTPDDIEQEGMAEIVGLLTTLAGAEGTTPPEAARAAEVHTPTSPPGAGRQQVAQAYERLETLVSLRFRWALSASDEGRTEDPRAYAKRWNSHVLQVRLVGDGRTNCVAGLWTDPDGIQHPFLHPVEGAAGVLLGEVTGVEDLRPGPTPPTKAQIMPDSADGETEGVRAEAPDWRTTPRCRHLTVRDTTPWATLARLLLPPGLVGLLLNTSPAGAVPKLLVVPDSRLWRVPWTALSVEPDDPEGYVLDRAVLAMLPSLSLADSAAPGGDERATGVVGNRAFAYLAGVNAEGLDLERNALDAAYGTEVVHARTAAELLTVLGPDSPGFSVGAASVHGNDSPGLAHALRLDRRTQLSAARMLTLRFPRTLLINACLSAELDERRGTDPLGIPTVALCRGAETVIGGIFPLPDGRAKNPRDSHPTARILAILYRLLAEGVPPSTALRTAQRQYRAEVGPVPPRLWAGLVSITTTFEDPHRT; this comes from the coding sequence GTGACGCAAGTGGGCAGCGGGCAGGGGCCATCCACCGAGAAGGAGCCGACTCGCTTCTCGTGGAAGGGATTTGTCGGGGCGTCGGTGTTCTCGTACCTCGTCTCCCGCGCAGTCATGGGCGGTTCGTGGTACCCGCCGGTCGTGTTCCTGGTCGTGTTCGTCGTCGTGGTCGCGGTGAGGCACGGCCGACAGGGGCCGATGGTCGGCGTCAGAGAGGTCCGCCGCGAGGCCGTGCACCTGAAGCCGTTGACCGATCGGCTGAAGCGGGCGATGGAACTGGGCGAGGCAGGAGATCTCGCCGCCGCCGTCGAACTGATCGACTCCGTCGCCGCCCATCCGGCCACGGAGCGGCTGCCGCTGGTGGCCGCGAACGTGGCGATGCTGCGCAGCGACATCGCGGTGGCGCAGGGCGACCTGCCCACCGCCGAACGGGAGGCCGTCGCCGCGGTCCGCCACCACGAGCAGGGTACGAACCGCTCCACCTGGTCCGAGGCGCTGGAGAAACTCGGCAAAATCCAGCTCACGATGGGCAGGAACGAGGACGCCCACCGCACCCTGACACAGGCTCTGGAGGTCGGTGGGGGCTTCATGTTCCGGCTCAGCCGGGTCCGCGTGGAGCTCTACCTCACCAACCTCGCCTTCGACGCCGACGACATCCCGCGCGCCACCGAGCACGCCACGGCCGCACGGAAATTGGCCGCCAAGTGGCGCTGCGGACCGCAGCAGGCCAGCGCGTGCGACATGCTCGCCATCCTGGCCCTCAGGGAGAACCGAACCGAGGACGCCGCTCGGTTGACGGCCGAGGCCGCACGGGTCCTGGGGCACGGCGACAGCGCCCTGCCGCATCGCGTCCGCCACCTGATCGCCACCGCGCTGGTCGCGCACGCACAAGGCAACGAACAGGAGGCCCTCGCGGCTTACCTGGCAATGATGCGCGGCGTCGCCGAGCTACGCGCCGGCTGGGGCTGGCGCGACGCGCAGACGTTCTACGTCGACCTCTACAGCGAGCACGAGTTCGCCGCGTACGCCACCGCCCACACCCTGCACCGGAGCGGCGACCAACGGGCCGTGGAGGCCTTCGCGTTGCTCCTGGAACTCGGCAACCGGACCGCGCTGCGCCGCATGCTCCGCGGCGAGCTGGTCCTGCGGACACCCGACGACATCGAGCAGGAAGGCATGGCCGAGATCGTCGGGCTGCTGACCACGCTGGCCGGCGCCGAGGGCACGACCCCACCGGAGGCAGCGCGGGCCGCCGAGGTTCATACGCCGACCTCGCCTCCGGGCGCCGGGCGGCAGCAGGTGGCGCAGGCGTACGAACGCCTGGAGACGCTCGTTTCCCTGCGGTTCCGGTGGGCGCTGAGCGCGAGCGACGAGGGACGGACCGAAGACCCGCGCGCATACGCGAAGCGCTGGAACAGCCATGTGCTGCAGGTTCGGCTCGTCGGCGACGGCCGGACGAACTGCGTCGCCGGGCTGTGGACGGACCCGGACGGCATACAGCATCCGTTCCTCCACCCGGTCGAGGGCGCCGCAGGGGTACTGCTCGGCGAGGTCACCGGTGTCGAAGACCTGCGCCCGGGCCCGACGCCTCCGACGAAGGCCCAGATCATGCCGGACAGCGCGGACGGCGAAACGGAGGGTGTCCGCGCGGAAGCTCCCGATTGGCGGACGACACCACGCTGCCGCCATCTGACCGTCCGCGACACCACACCCTGGGCGACCCTCGCCCGGCTCCTGCTGCCACCCGGCCTGGTGGGCCTGTTGCTGAACACCTCCCCAGCGGGCGCGGTGCCGAAGTTGCTGGTCGTACCCGACTCACGCCTGTGGCGGGTGCCGTGGACCGCGCTCAGCGTCGAACCGGACGATCCCGAGGGCTACGTACTCGACCGTGCGGTCCTCGCCATGCTGCCCAGCCTGTCACTCGCGGACAGCGCCGCCCCGGGCGGCGACGAGCGCGCAACCGGGGTCGTCGGGAACCGTGCATTCGCCTATCTCGCCGGCGTGAACGCCGAGGGGCTGGACCTCGAACGGAACGCTCTCGACGCCGCGTACGGCACCGAGGTCGTCCATGCCCGCACCGCCGCGGAGCTGCTGACGGTGCTCGGCCCGGACAGCCCCGGTTTCTCGGTCGGCGCCGCCTCCGTACACGGCAACGACAGCCCCGGACTGGCCCATGCGCTTCGCCTGGACCGGCGGACCCAGCTGTCGGCGGCCCGCATGCTCACACTGCGTTTCCCGCGGACTCTGCTCATCAACGCCTGCCTGTCCGCCGAACTCGACGAGCGCCGCGGCACCGACCCGCTCGGCATTCCCACGGTCGCCCTGTGCCGCGGCGCCGAAACGGTCATCGGTGGGATCTTTCCGCTGCCGGACGGGAGGGCGAAGAACCCCCGGGACAGCCACCCCACCGCCCGCATCCTGGCCATCCTGTACCGGCTCCTCGCGGAGGGCGTCCCGCCCTCGACGGCCCTGCGCACCGCCCAGCGGCAGTACCGCGCGGAAGTCGGCCCGGTGCCCCCGCGACTGTGGGCGGGGCTCGTCAGCATCACCACGACATTCGAAGACCCTCACCGGACCTGA